In Portunus trituberculatus isolate SZX2019 chromosome 22, ASM1759143v1, whole genome shotgun sequence, one DNA window encodes the following:
- the LOC123507565 gene encoding broad-complex core protein-like isoform X11 — MIAMGSDQHFCLRWNNFHSNIATSFEHLRDHEDFVDVTLACEGRSLKAHKVVLSACSPYFRNLLKQNPCQHPIIILRDVAYVDMSALLSFVYQGEVYVSQDRLTTFLRTAELLHIKGLTEQNQQQPHLATHQLHRDQGGLVNKVVSSLGAIAVQGPTSPHLRSTPSPTSHVLQQPSHISPPPKKRRPASSPTLSLPVSTATPSTPPRSEVPPARAELSPHLEGSTLAAALTKPLNPSVQRGDVAPRSSQLPPSVQLPPPPLLAAPHPAPDVPNVKQEDEGEGAVGEEDNRMPEAVNLVTEGSILRQRIQGYQGSCEAPVSLPPPPTSSGSTRPSLHPPPTVKDDSLSDDTTLGGEAGGEMGEADEKKEALASPPPMVIRPPLMGLLPRDAAGLYAGPGTSGSIGQQHESSQEPRNGSMGETYAGVGVLTQFCPSRQC; from the exons ATGATCGCCATGGGTAGTGACCAACACTTTTGCCTGCGGTGGAACAATTTTCACAGCAACATTGCCACATCGTTCGAGCACCTCCGTGACCATGAGGACTTTGTGGACGTGACGCTGGCATGTGAGGGACGCAGCTTAAAGGCACACAAGGTGGTGCTCTCAGCCTGCTCCCCATATTTCAGAAACTTGCTCAAG CAAAATCCATGCCAGCATCCAATAATAATCCTGAGAGATGTTGCATATGTGGACATGTCAGCGTTGCTCAGCTTCGTGTACCAGGGGGAGGTGTACGTGTCTCAAGACCGACTCACCACCTTCCTCCGCACAGCTGAGCTGCTCCACATCAAAGGACTGACTGAGCAGaaccaacaacaaccacacctTGCAACCCACCAGCTGCACAGAGATCAG gGAGGGTTGGTAAACAAGGTGGTGAGCAGCCTTGGGGCCATAGCAGTCCAAGGCCCCACATCACCCCACCTGAGGtccaccccctcccccaccagcCACGTGTTGCAGCAGCCGTCCCACatttcaccaccacccaaaAAGCGCCGACCAGCCAGCAGTCCAACTCTCAGTTTGCCAGTTTCCACCGCAACTCCTTCTACCCCACCCCGCTCAGAGGTGCCCCCGGCTCGTGCAGAACTGAGCCCACACCTGGAGGGTTCTACTCTAGCCGCAGCTCTCACCAAGCCCCTCAACCCCTCTGTTCAGCGAGGGGACGTTGCGCCGCGCAGCTCACAACTCCCGCCTTCCGTACAGCTGCCCCCACCTCCCTTGTTAGCagcgccccaccccgccccagATGTGCCAAACGTCAAGCaggaagatgaaggggagggagccgtgggagaggaagacaacCGCATGCCAGAGGCTGTCAACCTTGTAACGGAAGGTTCCATCCTGAGGCAGCGGATCCAGGGCTACCAGGGGAGCTGCGAGGCACCCGtgtctctcccccctcctcccaccaGCAGTGGCAGCACACGCCCCTCCCTGCACCCACCTCCCACTGTCAAGGACGACTCTCTCAGCGACGACACCACTTTAGGGGGGGAGGCtgggggagagatgggagaagcggatgagaagaaggaggcttTAGCCAGTCCACCACCCATGGTGATCAGACCACCACTCATGGGGCTTCTTCCCAGGGATGCTGCAG GGTTATATGCGGGTCCAGGAACATCAGGGTCTATAGGTCAGCAACATGAATCTTCTCAAG